From Scleropages formosus chromosome 9, fSclFor1.1, whole genome shotgun sequence, one genomic window encodes:
- the adamts10 gene encoding A disintegrin and metalloproteinase with thrombospondin motifs 10 isoform X2 encodes METVLRTLACVVIITMVATEIMESVSADEFARSQVAFLSGLSHYEIAIPVRVGPQGEALGLEDQTERLWHQRHRRSSDGPFEPTQLYYQLSTTRSSFLLNLTLHSGLLSEHFRVEYWKRGRPAWSHVYSPHCHYVGHLQNQQSSTKVALSNCNGLQGVIMSADEEFFIEPLSPADNLTSVEEQEGRPHVVYKRSSLRHQYMDQSCGVIDDKPIKGLGWWQHPLKPSPNQMGRAQLPLKRSVNRERYVETLVVADKMMVGYHGRRDIEQYILAVMNIVAKLFQDSSLGNAVNIVVTRLILLTEDQPALEINHHAGKSLDSFCKWQKSIQNRNSHGNAIPDNGIAHHDTAVLITRYDICIYKNKPCGTLGLAPVGGMCEPERSCSINEDIGLATAFTIAHEIGHTFGMNHDGVGNTCGSRSQETAKLMAAHITMKTNPFVWSACSRDYITNFLDSGMGSCLNNVPPKQEFVYPTTAPGQAYDADEQCRFQYGVKSRQFCSELWCMSKSNRCITSSIPAAEGTICQTNTIEKGWCYKRVCVAFGTRPEGVDGSWGLWSPWEECSRTCGGGVSSSVRHCDSPRPTIGGKYCLGERKRFRSCNIDECPPGSQDFREIQCSDFDNVPFRGKFYTWKPYRGGGVKSCSLNCLAEGYNFYTERSPAVVDGTPCRDNSLDVCVNGECKHVGCDRILGSDAREDRCRICGGDGSSCEVIEGVFNESLPEGGYEEVVRIPKGSVFIHIQELNVSLNYLVLKGKGDQYFINGKLTIDTPRRFDIAGTTFYYRRPADEPETLEALGPTNISLVVMVLVREPNPGIRYRFNPPVNRDALSGYAWHYTSWSRCSALCAGGVQTQQVVCKKQADHSVVYNHFCDKKSKPKEKKRACNLEPCAPVWWLGEWSECTRSCNGGLRTREVLCKRKISPMEEKVQDDITCAPPRPPVTEPCNNHTCPPEWLALDWSECTPSCGPGYRHRVVLCKRGENGDVLPELHCPKHSRPTTRVRCNLQRCPPPQWVTGPWGECSAQCGLGQEVRLVQCLTHTGQPSNECPESQRPVAMQQCERKCDLGPTDNPEECKDVNTVAYCPLVLRFKFCNRPYFRQMCCKTCQGH; translated from the exons TTGCATTCCTGTCTGGCCTGAGCCACTATGAGATCGCTATCCCAGTCCGTGTAGGGCCACAAGGCGAGGCCCTCGGTCTGGAGGACCAGACCGAAAGGTTGTGGCATCAGCGCCATCGGCGCAGCTCAGATGGGCCATTTGAACCCACCCAGCTCtattaccagctgtccaccaCACGCTCCAGCTTCCTGCTCAACCTGACACTGCATAGTGGCTTGCTCTCTGAGCACTTCCGGGTTGAGTACTGGAAGAGGGGTCGGCCAGCCTGGAGCCACGTCTACTCTCCCCACTGCCACTATGTGGGGCACCTGCAGAACCAACAGAGCTCCACCAAGGTGGCCCTGAGCAACTGCAATGGCCTG CAGGGGGTGATCATGTCTGCTGATGAGGAGTTCTTTATTGAGCCACTGAGCCCAGCTGACAACCTGACCAGTGTGGAAGAGCAGGAGGGTCGTCCCCACGTGGTCTACAAGAGGTCCTCTCTTCGTCACCAATATATGGACCAGTCCTGTGGAGTTATAG ATGACAAGCCAATCAAAGGTTTGGGGTGGTGGCAGCACCCATTGAAGCCCTCACCCAACCAGATGGGCCGTGCGCAGCTGCCACTCAAGCGCTCAGTGAATCGTGAACGCTACGTGGAAACATTGGTTGTGGCCGACAAGATGATGGTGGGCTACCATGGCAGGCGTGACATTGAGCAGTACATCCTTGCTGTCATGAATATT GTTGCCAAACTGTTCCAGGACTCTAGTCTGGGGAATGCAGTGAACATTGTGGTGACCCGTCTAATTCTGCTAACTGAGGACCAG CCCGCTCTAGAGATAAACCATCATGCAGGCAAGTCTTTGGACAGTTTCTGCAAGTGGCAAAAGTCTATACAGAACCGCAACAGCCATGGCAATGCCATACCTGACAATGGCATCGCACACCATGACACAGCTGTGCTCATCACAAG GTATGACATCTGTATCTACAAGAACAAGCCATGCGGAACCCTAG GTCTGGCTCCTGTTGGAGGCATGTGTGAACCTGAAAGAAGTTGCAGCATCAATGAGGACATTGGCCTGGCCACTGCATTCACCATTGCTCATGAGATTGGGCACAC GTTTGGCATGAACCATGATGGTGTGGGCAATACCTGTGGCTCCCGTAGCCAGGAGACGGCTAAACTGATGGCAGCTCATATCACCATGAAGACCAACCCCTTTGTGTGGTCTGCCTGCAGCCGTGACTACATTACCAACTTCCTTGA TTCAGGCATGGGCTCCTGCCTCAACAATGTGCCCCCAAAGCAGGAGTTTGTCTACCCTACCACAGCTCCTGGCCAGGCCTACGATGCTGATGAACAATGCCGCTTCCAGTATGGCGTGAAGTCCCGCCAGT TCTGTAGTGAGCTGTGGTGCATGAGCAAGAGCAACCGCTGCATCACCAGCAGCATCCCAGCTGCAGAAGGGACTATCTGCCAGACCAATACCATAGAGAAAGGG TGGTGCTACAAACGGGTGTGTGTGGCCTTTGGGACACGACCAGAGGGTGTGGATGGCAGCTGGGGCCTCTGGTCACCATGGGAGGAGTGCAGTCGCACTTGTGGTGGAGGTGTTTCCTCTTCAGTACGGCACTGTGACAGCCCAAG GCCAACAATTGGTGGAAAGTATTGTCTGGGAGAGAGGAAACGGTTCCGATCCTGCAATATCGAT GAGTGTCCACCCGGCTCTCAGGACTTTCGTGAAATCCAGTGCTCTGACTTTGACAACGTGCCTTTTCGTGGCAAGTTCTATACCTGGAAGCCTTACCGTGGAG gAGGTGTAAAGTCCTGTTCCCTTAATTGCCTTGCCGAAGGATACAACTTCTACACAGAGCGTTCCCCGGCCGTGGTGGATGGCACACCCTGCCGAGACAACTCCCTAGATGTCTGCGTCAACGGGGAGTGCAAG CACGTGGGCTGTGACCGGATCCTGGGCTCCGATGCACGGGAGGACCGCTGCCGCATCTGCGGGGGTGATGGCAGCAGCTGCGAGGTCATCGAAGGAGTCTTCAACGAGTCGCTGCCTGAAGGAG GTTACGAAGAGGTGGTCCGAATCCCAAAGGGGTCAGTGTTCATTCACATTCAGGAGCTCAATGTGTCCCTCAACTATTTAG TACTGAAGGGCAAAGGGGACCAGTACTTCATTAATGGCAAGCTGACCATTGACACCCCGCGAAGGTTTGATATTGCTGGGACCACCTTTTATTACCGCCGCCCCGCAGATGAGCCTGAGACCCTGGAGGCTCTTGGGCCCACCAACATATCGCTTGTTGTCATG GTGCTGGTGAGGGAGCCGAACCCGGGAATCCGCTACCGATTCAACCCACCTGTGAACCGAGATGCACTGAGCGGCTATGCCTGGCACTATACCTCCTGGTCACGCTGTTCTGCCCTGTGTGCTGGAG GGGTCCAGACTCAGCAGGTGGTGTGTAAAAAGCAGGCTGATCATTCAGTGGTTTACAACCACTTCTGTGATAAGAAGAGCAAGCccaaggagaagaagagggcCTGCAACTTGGAGCCATGTGCTCCAGT CTGGTGGTTGGGTGAGTGGTCGGAGTGTACTCGCAGCTGTAATGGGGGGCTCCGCACACGGGAGGTGCTCTGCAAGCGCAAGATCTCACCTATGGAGGAGAAGGTCCAGGATGATATTACATGTGCCCCTCCACGACCCCCTGTCACAGAGCCCTGTAACAACCACACATGCCCCCCTGAATGGTTGGCTCTGGATTGGTCAGAG TGCACTCCCAGCTGCGGCCCAGGCTACAGACATCGTGTTGTCCTGTGCAAGAGAGGGGAGAATGGGGATGTCCTGCCCGAGTTGCACTGCCCCAAGCACAGCCGGCCCACCACCCGGGTGCGGTGTAACCTCCAGCGCTGCCCACCCCCACAGTGGGTGACTGGGCCCTGGGGAGAG TGCTCAGCCCAGTGTGGCCTGGGTCAAGAGGTACGCTTGGTGCAGTGCCTCACGCACACCGGGCAACCATCCAACGAGTGTCCAGAGAGCCAGCGGCCAGTGGCCATGCAGCAGTGTGAGCGCAAGTGTGACCTCGGCCCCACAGACAACCCTGAAG AATGCAAAGATGTGAACACAGTGGCGTACTGCCCCCTGGTGCTCAGGTTTAAGTTCTGCAACCGACCGTACTTCAGACAGATGTGCTGTAAGACCTGCCAAGGACATTGA
- the adamts10 gene encoding A disintegrin and metalloproteinase with thrombospondin motifs 10 isoform X4, translating to METVLRTLACVVIITMVATEIMESVSADEFARSQVAFLSGLSHYEIAIPVRVGPQGEALGLEDQTERLWHQRHRRSSDGPFEPTQLYYQLSTTRSSFLLNLTLHSGLLSEHFRVEYWKRGRPAWSHVYSPHCHYVGHLQNQQSSTKVALSNCNGLQGVIMSADEEFFIEPLSPADNLTSVEEQEGRPHVVYKRSSLRHQYMDQSCGVIDDKPIKGLGWWQHPLKPSPNQMGRAQLPLKRSVNRERYVETLVVADKMMVGYHGRRDIEQYILAVMNIVAKLFQDSSLGNAVNIVVTRLILLTEDQPALEINHHAGKSLDSFCKWQKSIQNRNSHGNAIPDNGIAHHDTAVLITRYDICIYKNKPCGTLGLAPVGGMCEPERSCSINEDIGLATAFTIAHEIGHTFGMNHDGVGNTCGSRSQETAKLMAAHITMKTNPFVWSACSRDYITNFLDSGMGSCLNNVPPKQEFVYPTTAPGQAYDADEQCRFQYGVKSRQCKYGEVCSELWCMSKSNRCITSSIPAAEGTICQTNTIEKGWCYKRVCVAFGTRPEGVDGSWGLWSPWEECSRTCGGGVSSSVRHCDSPRPTIGGKYCLGERKRFRSCNIDECPPGSQDFREIQCSDFDNVPFRGKFYTWKPYRGGGVKSCSLNCLAEGYNFYTERSPAVVDGTPCRDNSLDVCVNGECKHVGCDRILGSDAREDRCRICGGDGSSCEVIEGVFNESLPEGGYEEVVRIPKGSVFIHIQELNVSLNYLVLKGKGDQYFINGKLTIDTPRRFDIAGTTFYYRRPADEPETLEALGPTNISLVVMVLVREPNPGIRYRFNPPVNRDALSGYAWHYTSWSRCSALCAGGVQTQQVVCKKQADHSVVYNHFCDKKSKPKEKKRACNLEPCAPVWWLGEWSECTRSCNGGLRTREVLCKRKISPMEEKVQDDITCAPPRPPVTEPCNNHTCPPEWLALDWSECSAQCGLGQEVRLVQCLTHTGQPSNECPESQRPVAMQQCERKCDLGPTDNPEECKDVNTVAYCPLVLRFKFCNRPYFRQMCCKTCQGH from the exons TTGCATTCCTGTCTGGCCTGAGCCACTATGAGATCGCTATCCCAGTCCGTGTAGGGCCACAAGGCGAGGCCCTCGGTCTGGAGGACCAGACCGAAAGGTTGTGGCATCAGCGCCATCGGCGCAGCTCAGATGGGCCATTTGAACCCACCCAGCTCtattaccagctgtccaccaCACGCTCCAGCTTCCTGCTCAACCTGACACTGCATAGTGGCTTGCTCTCTGAGCACTTCCGGGTTGAGTACTGGAAGAGGGGTCGGCCAGCCTGGAGCCACGTCTACTCTCCCCACTGCCACTATGTGGGGCACCTGCAGAACCAACAGAGCTCCACCAAGGTGGCCCTGAGCAACTGCAATGGCCTG CAGGGGGTGATCATGTCTGCTGATGAGGAGTTCTTTATTGAGCCACTGAGCCCAGCTGACAACCTGACCAGTGTGGAAGAGCAGGAGGGTCGTCCCCACGTGGTCTACAAGAGGTCCTCTCTTCGTCACCAATATATGGACCAGTCCTGTGGAGTTATAG ATGACAAGCCAATCAAAGGTTTGGGGTGGTGGCAGCACCCATTGAAGCCCTCACCCAACCAGATGGGCCGTGCGCAGCTGCCACTCAAGCGCTCAGTGAATCGTGAACGCTACGTGGAAACATTGGTTGTGGCCGACAAGATGATGGTGGGCTACCATGGCAGGCGTGACATTGAGCAGTACATCCTTGCTGTCATGAATATT GTTGCCAAACTGTTCCAGGACTCTAGTCTGGGGAATGCAGTGAACATTGTGGTGACCCGTCTAATTCTGCTAACTGAGGACCAG CCCGCTCTAGAGATAAACCATCATGCAGGCAAGTCTTTGGACAGTTTCTGCAAGTGGCAAAAGTCTATACAGAACCGCAACAGCCATGGCAATGCCATACCTGACAATGGCATCGCACACCATGACACAGCTGTGCTCATCACAAG GTATGACATCTGTATCTACAAGAACAAGCCATGCGGAACCCTAG GTCTGGCTCCTGTTGGAGGCATGTGTGAACCTGAAAGAAGTTGCAGCATCAATGAGGACATTGGCCTGGCCACTGCATTCACCATTGCTCATGAGATTGGGCACAC GTTTGGCATGAACCATGATGGTGTGGGCAATACCTGTGGCTCCCGTAGCCAGGAGACGGCTAAACTGATGGCAGCTCATATCACCATGAAGACCAACCCCTTTGTGTGGTCTGCCTGCAGCCGTGACTACATTACCAACTTCCTTGA TTCAGGCATGGGCTCCTGCCTCAACAATGTGCCCCCAAAGCAGGAGTTTGTCTACCCTACCACAGCTCCTGGCCAGGCCTACGATGCTGATGAACAATGCCGCTTCCAGTATGGCGTGAAGTCCCGCCAGTGTAAATACGGG GAAGTCTGTAGTGAGCTGTGGTGCATGAGCAAGAGCAACCGCTGCATCACCAGCAGCATCCCAGCTGCAGAAGGGACTATCTGCCAGACCAATACCATAGAGAAAGGG TGGTGCTACAAACGGGTGTGTGTGGCCTTTGGGACACGACCAGAGGGTGTGGATGGCAGCTGGGGCCTCTGGTCACCATGGGAGGAGTGCAGTCGCACTTGTGGTGGAGGTGTTTCCTCTTCAGTACGGCACTGTGACAGCCCAAG GCCAACAATTGGTGGAAAGTATTGTCTGGGAGAGAGGAAACGGTTCCGATCCTGCAATATCGAT GAGTGTCCACCCGGCTCTCAGGACTTTCGTGAAATCCAGTGCTCTGACTTTGACAACGTGCCTTTTCGTGGCAAGTTCTATACCTGGAAGCCTTACCGTGGAG gAGGTGTAAAGTCCTGTTCCCTTAATTGCCTTGCCGAAGGATACAACTTCTACACAGAGCGTTCCCCGGCCGTGGTGGATGGCACACCCTGCCGAGACAACTCCCTAGATGTCTGCGTCAACGGGGAGTGCAAG CACGTGGGCTGTGACCGGATCCTGGGCTCCGATGCACGGGAGGACCGCTGCCGCATCTGCGGGGGTGATGGCAGCAGCTGCGAGGTCATCGAAGGAGTCTTCAACGAGTCGCTGCCTGAAGGAG GTTACGAAGAGGTGGTCCGAATCCCAAAGGGGTCAGTGTTCATTCACATTCAGGAGCTCAATGTGTCCCTCAACTATTTAG TACTGAAGGGCAAAGGGGACCAGTACTTCATTAATGGCAAGCTGACCATTGACACCCCGCGAAGGTTTGATATTGCTGGGACCACCTTTTATTACCGCCGCCCCGCAGATGAGCCTGAGACCCTGGAGGCTCTTGGGCCCACCAACATATCGCTTGTTGTCATG GTGCTGGTGAGGGAGCCGAACCCGGGAATCCGCTACCGATTCAACCCACCTGTGAACCGAGATGCACTGAGCGGCTATGCCTGGCACTATACCTCCTGGTCACGCTGTTCTGCCCTGTGTGCTGGAG GGGTCCAGACTCAGCAGGTGGTGTGTAAAAAGCAGGCTGATCATTCAGTGGTTTACAACCACTTCTGTGATAAGAAGAGCAAGCccaaggagaagaagagggcCTGCAACTTGGAGCCATGTGCTCCAGT CTGGTGGTTGGGTGAGTGGTCGGAGTGTACTCGCAGCTGTAATGGGGGGCTCCGCACACGGGAGGTGCTCTGCAAGCGCAAGATCTCACCTATGGAGGAGAAGGTCCAGGATGATATTACATGTGCCCCTCCACGACCCCCTGTCACAGAGCCCTGTAACAACCACACATGCCCCCCTGAATGGTTGGCTCTGGATTGGTCAGAG TGCTCAGCCCAGTGTGGCCTGGGTCAAGAGGTACGCTTGGTGCAGTGCCTCACGCACACCGGGCAACCATCCAACGAGTGTCCAGAGAGCCAGCGGCCAGTGGCCATGCAGCAGTGTGAGCGCAAGTGTGACCTCGGCCCCACAGACAACCCTGAAG AATGCAAAGATGTGAACACAGTGGCGTACTGCCCCCTGGTGCTCAGGTTTAAGTTCTGCAACCGACCGTACTTCAGACAGATGTGCTGTAAGACCTGCCAAGGACATTGA
- the adamts10 gene encoding A disintegrin and metalloproteinase with thrombospondin motifs 10 isoform X1 yields the protein METVLRTLACVVIITMVATEIMESVSADEFARSQVAFLSGLSHYEIAIPVRVGPQGEALGLEDQTERLWHQRHRRSSDGPFEPTQLYYQLSTTRSSFLLNLTLHSGLLSEHFRVEYWKRGRPAWSHVYSPHCHYVGHLQNQQSSTKVALSNCNGLQGVIMSADEEFFIEPLSPADNLTSVEEQEGRPHVVYKRSSLRHQYMDQSCGVIDDKPIKGLGWWQHPLKPSPNQMGRAQLPLKRSVNRERYVETLVVADKMMVGYHGRRDIEQYILAVMNIVAKLFQDSSLGNAVNIVVTRLILLTEDQPALEINHHAGKSLDSFCKWQKSIQNRNSHGNAIPDNGIAHHDTAVLITRYDICIYKNKPCGTLGLAPVGGMCEPERSCSINEDIGLATAFTIAHEIGHTFGMNHDGVGNTCGSRSQETAKLMAAHITMKTNPFVWSACSRDYITNFLDSGMGSCLNNVPPKQEFVYPTTAPGQAYDADEQCRFQYGVKSRQCKYGEVCSELWCMSKSNRCITSSIPAAEGTICQTNTIEKGWCYKRVCVAFGTRPEGVDGSWGLWSPWEECSRTCGGGVSSSVRHCDSPRPTIGGKYCLGERKRFRSCNIDECPPGSQDFREIQCSDFDNVPFRGKFYTWKPYRGGGVKSCSLNCLAEGYNFYTERSPAVVDGTPCRDNSLDVCVNGECKHVGCDRILGSDAREDRCRICGGDGSSCEVIEGVFNESLPEGGYEEVVRIPKGSVFIHIQELNVSLNYLVLKGKGDQYFINGKLTIDTPRRFDIAGTTFYYRRPADEPETLEALGPTNISLVVMVLVREPNPGIRYRFNPPVNRDALSGYAWHYTSWSRCSALCAGGVQTQQVVCKKQADHSVVYNHFCDKKSKPKEKKRACNLEPCAPVWWLGEWSECTRSCNGGLRTREVLCKRKISPMEEKVQDDITCAPPRPPVTEPCNNHTCPPEWLALDWSECTPSCGPGYRHRVVLCKRGENGDVLPELHCPKHSRPTTRVRCNLQRCPPPQWVTGPWGECSAQCGLGQEVRLVQCLTHTGQPSNECPESQRPVAMQQCERKCDLGPTDNPEECKDVNTVAYCPLVLRFKFCNRPYFRQMCCKTCQGH from the exons TTGCATTCCTGTCTGGCCTGAGCCACTATGAGATCGCTATCCCAGTCCGTGTAGGGCCACAAGGCGAGGCCCTCGGTCTGGAGGACCAGACCGAAAGGTTGTGGCATCAGCGCCATCGGCGCAGCTCAGATGGGCCATTTGAACCCACCCAGCTCtattaccagctgtccaccaCACGCTCCAGCTTCCTGCTCAACCTGACACTGCATAGTGGCTTGCTCTCTGAGCACTTCCGGGTTGAGTACTGGAAGAGGGGTCGGCCAGCCTGGAGCCACGTCTACTCTCCCCACTGCCACTATGTGGGGCACCTGCAGAACCAACAGAGCTCCACCAAGGTGGCCCTGAGCAACTGCAATGGCCTG CAGGGGGTGATCATGTCTGCTGATGAGGAGTTCTTTATTGAGCCACTGAGCCCAGCTGACAACCTGACCAGTGTGGAAGAGCAGGAGGGTCGTCCCCACGTGGTCTACAAGAGGTCCTCTCTTCGTCACCAATATATGGACCAGTCCTGTGGAGTTATAG ATGACAAGCCAATCAAAGGTTTGGGGTGGTGGCAGCACCCATTGAAGCCCTCACCCAACCAGATGGGCCGTGCGCAGCTGCCACTCAAGCGCTCAGTGAATCGTGAACGCTACGTGGAAACATTGGTTGTGGCCGACAAGATGATGGTGGGCTACCATGGCAGGCGTGACATTGAGCAGTACATCCTTGCTGTCATGAATATT GTTGCCAAACTGTTCCAGGACTCTAGTCTGGGGAATGCAGTGAACATTGTGGTGACCCGTCTAATTCTGCTAACTGAGGACCAG CCCGCTCTAGAGATAAACCATCATGCAGGCAAGTCTTTGGACAGTTTCTGCAAGTGGCAAAAGTCTATACAGAACCGCAACAGCCATGGCAATGCCATACCTGACAATGGCATCGCACACCATGACACAGCTGTGCTCATCACAAG GTATGACATCTGTATCTACAAGAACAAGCCATGCGGAACCCTAG GTCTGGCTCCTGTTGGAGGCATGTGTGAACCTGAAAGAAGTTGCAGCATCAATGAGGACATTGGCCTGGCCACTGCATTCACCATTGCTCATGAGATTGGGCACAC GTTTGGCATGAACCATGATGGTGTGGGCAATACCTGTGGCTCCCGTAGCCAGGAGACGGCTAAACTGATGGCAGCTCATATCACCATGAAGACCAACCCCTTTGTGTGGTCTGCCTGCAGCCGTGACTACATTACCAACTTCCTTGA TTCAGGCATGGGCTCCTGCCTCAACAATGTGCCCCCAAAGCAGGAGTTTGTCTACCCTACCACAGCTCCTGGCCAGGCCTACGATGCTGATGAACAATGCCGCTTCCAGTATGGCGTGAAGTCCCGCCAGTGTAAATACGGG GAAGTCTGTAGTGAGCTGTGGTGCATGAGCAAGAGCAACCGCTGCATCACCAGCAGCATCCCAGCTGCAGAAGGGACTATCTGCCAGACCAATACCATAGAGAAAGGG TGGTGCTACAAACGGGTGTGTGTGGCCTTTGGGACACGACCAGAGGGTGTGGATGGCAGCTGGGGCCTCTGGTCACCATGGGAGGAGTGCAGTCGCACTTGTGGTGGAGGTGTTTCCTCTTCAGTACGGCACTGTGACAGCCCAAG GCCAACAATTGGTGGAAAGTATTGTCTGGGAGAGAGGAAACGGTTCCGATCCTGCAATATCGAT GAGTGTCCACCCGGCTCTCAGGACTTTCGTGAAATCCAGTGCTCTGACTTTGACAACGTGCCTTTTCGTGGCAAGTTCTATACCTGGAAGCCTTACCGTGGAG gAGGTGTAAAGTCCTGTTCCCTTAATTGCCTTGCCGAAGGATACAACTTCTACACAGAGCGTTCCCCGGCCGTGGTGGATGGCACACCCTGCCGAGACAACTCCCTAGATGTCTGCGTCAACGGGGAGTGCAAG CACGTGGGCTGTGACCGGATCCTGGGCTCCGATGCACGGGAGGACCGCTGCCGCATCTGCGGGGGTGATGGCAGCAGCTGCGAGGTCATCGAAGGAGTCTTCAACGAGTCGCTGCCTGAAGGAG GTTACGAAGAGGTGGTCCGAATCCCAAAGGGGTCAGTGTTCATTCACATTCAGGAGCTCAATGTGTCCCTCAACTATTTAG TACTGAAGGGCAAAGGGGACCAGTACTTCATTAATGGCAAGCTGACCATTGACACCCCGCGAAGGTTTGATATTGCTGGGACCACCTTTTATTACCGCCGCCCCGCAGATGAGCCTGAGACCCTGGAGGCTCTTGGGCCCACCAACATATCGCTTGTTGTCATG GTGCTGGTGAGGGAGCCGAACCCGGGAATCCGCTACCGATTCAACCCACCTGTGAACCGAGATGCACTGAGCGGCTATGCCTGGCACTATACCTCCTGGTCACGCTGTTCTGCCCTGTGTGCTGGAG GGGTCCAGACTCAGCAGGTGGTGTGTAAAAAGCAGGCTGATCATTCAGTGGTTTACAACCACTTCTGTGATAAGAAGAGCAAGCccaaggagaagaagagggcCTGCAACTTGGAGCCATGTGCTCCAGT CTGGTGGTTGGGTGAGTGGTCGGAGTGTACTCGCAGCTGTAATGGGGGGCTCCGCACACGGGAGGTGCTCTGCAAGCGCAAGATCTCACCTATGGAGGAGAAGGTCCAGGATGATATTACATGTGCCCCTCCACGACCCCCTGTCACAGAGCCCTGTAACAACCACACATGCCCCCCTGAATGGTTGGCTCTGGATTGGTCAGAG TGCACTCCCAGCTGCGGCCCAGGCTACAGACATCGTGTTGTCCTGTGCAAGAGAGGGGAGAATGGGGATGTCCTGCCCGAGTTGCACTGCCCCAAGCACAGCCGGCCCACCACCCGGGTGCGGTGTAACCTCCAGCGCTGCCCACCCCCACAGTGGGTGACTGGGCCCTGGGGAGAG TGCTCAGCCCAGTGTGGCCTGGGTCAAGAGGTACGCTTGGTGCAGTGCCTCACGCACACCGGGCAACCATCCAACGAGTGTCCAGAGAGCCAGCGGCCAGTGGCCATGCAGCAGTGTGAGCGCAAGTGTGACCTCGGCCCCACAGACAACCCTGAAG AATGCAAAGATGTGAACACAGTGGCGTACTGCCCCCTGGTGCTCAGGTTTAAGTTCTGCAACCGACCGTACTTCAGACAGATGTGCTGTAAGACCTGCCAAGGACATTGA